A single genomic interval of Cucumis sativus cultivar 9930 chromosome 7, Cucumber_9930_V3, whole genome shotgun sequence harbors:
- the LOC101217528 gene encoding RAN GTPase-activating protein 1 isoform X2 yields the protein MDSSTQTFQPRVMSIKLWPPSQSTRFMLVERIIKNLTTPSIFSRKYGLLSKEEAEEDAKQVEDMAFVTANQHFEKEPDGDGSSAVQIYAKESSRLMLDILKRGPRVKEDGEVLISEKSTTRGTVFDISGGRRAFIDAEEAEVLLEPLKDPGNLFTKICFSNRSFGLDAARVAEPILFSIKDRLTEVDLSDFIAGRSEGDALEVMNIFSAALEGCDLRYLDLSNNAMGEKGVRAFGLLLRSQKNLEELYLMNDGISEEAARAVRELIPSTDKLRILQFHNNMTGDEGAISISEIVKSSPALEDFRCSSTRVGSEGGVALAEAIGTCTRLKKLDLRDNMFGVEAGVALSKSISSFPGLTEIYLSYLNLEDEGAEALANALKDSAPSLEVLEVAGNDITAKGAVSIAACVATKQFLSKLYLAENELKDDGVILIGKALQDGHGQLSEVDFSTNSIRRAGARFVAQILVQKPGFKLLNINANYISEEGIDEVKEIFKNSPNMLGSLDENDPDGEDYDEDAEENGDHDDELESKLKGLDIKQEE from the coding sequence ATGGATTCTTCAACCCAGACATTCCAACCTCGTGTGATGTCAATTAAATTATGGCCTCCAAGCCAGAGCACTAGGTTCATGCTCGTAGAACGAATCATCAAGAATCTTACAACACCCTCCATTTTTTCCCGGAAGTATGGCTTATTAAGTAAAGAAGAAGCTGAGGAGGATGCCAAGCAAGTAGAAGATATGGCTTTTGTAACTGCAAACCAACACTTTGAGAAGGAGCCAGATGGTGATGGAAGCTCTGCAGTTCAAATTTATGCCAAAGAATCTAGCAGGCTCATGCTGGATATATTGAAAAGAGGTCCTAGAGTAAAGGAGGATGGAGAGGTATTAATATCTGAGAAGTCTACTACTCGAGGAACGGTTTTTGATATATCAGGAGGACGAAGAGCATTTATTGATGCAGAGGAGGCTGAGGTTCTATTAGAACCCCTTAAAGATCCTGGAAACCTATTTACTAAGATCTGCTTTAGTAATAGAAGTTTTGGCTTAGATGCTGCTCGTGTTGCTGAACCGATCTTGTTTTCCATCAAAGATCGGTTGACAGAGGTTGACCTATCAGATTTCATTGCTGGAAGGTCAGAGGGGGATGCTCTTGAAGTTATGAACATTTTCTCTGCAGCATTAGAAGGTTGTGATTTAAGGTATCTGGACCTTTCAAACAATGCCATGGGCGAGAAGGGTGTCCGAGCATTTGGATTGCTTTTGAGATCACAGAAAAATTTGGAGGAGCTTTATTTGATGAATGATGGTATTTCTGAGGAAGCTGCAAGAGCAGTTCGTGAGTTGATTCCATCTACAGACAAGCTTCGTATTCTTCAGTTCCATAATAATATGACGGGAGATGAAGGAGCAATTTCAATTTCCGAAATTGTCAAGAGTTCTCCTGCATTGGAGGATTTCCGTTGTTCCTCAACAAGGGTAGGTTCTGAGGGAGGTGTAGCTCTAGCTGAAGCTATTGGTACTTGTACACGTCTCAAGAAGCTTGATTTACGTGACAACATGTTTGGGGTGGAAGCTGGAGTTGCTTTGAGTAAATCTATATCTTCCTTTCCAGGTCTAACTGAAATCTATCTTAGTTATCTGAACTTGGAGGATGAAGGAGCTGAAGCATTGGCTAATGCTCTTAAAGATTCCGCACCTTCACTTGAAGTTCTCGAAGTAGCTGGAAACGATATAACTGCAAAAGGCGCTGTTTCAATAGCAGCATGTGTAGCAACAAAGCAATTCCTCAGTAAATTATATTTGGCTGAGAATGAACTGAAGGATGATGGTGTGATTTTGATTGGCAAGGCACTCCAGGATGGACATGGTCAATTGAGCGAAGTCGACTTCAGCACAAATTCAATACGAAGGGCTGGGGCAAGATTCGTAGCACAGATATTAGTACAGAAGCCAGGATTTAAGTTGCTAAACATCAATGCCAATTATATATCTGAAGAAGGGATTGACGAAGTGAAGGAGATATTTAAGAATTCTCCTAATATGCTTGGGTCTTTGGATGAGAATGATCCAGATGGAGAAGACTATGATGAAGATGCTGAAGAGAATGGTGATCATGATGACGAACTCGAATCAAAGCTCAAGGGCCTTGACATCAAACAAGAGGAGTAA
- the LOC101218483 gene encoding F-box/LRR-repeat protein 17, with protein sequence MDRFHHPQSSAPTVSNSDLKRGKKRGSYNCGRCGLPKKGHVCNLNSSSTTTTVTAITSTPTTDSTNSARGSTIDPASHSHLRRALSFDEADDLRSGFHSDLDDIEEAEPVFDYPDIDPDSSGCLPATCLWEVLRRLPPTGILAAARVCKGWRETTRKIWRAAEMLRLRVPPRAQVGFVGSLLQKCSGLVTLSLRLESDLDSMMLACIAFSCPNLEVLEITKSQLSINRITGGELGRFVADKRCLKSFKMEGCSSLGSFSLCSSSLGTLWLSDLCSLSKMAFSCPNLKEISLEFSRQENDSTDLVAMVDGMGRGCPRLQNIHISSFRLSHAVVLALTAAQLRGLRMLSLVLGADITDASVASIASSYPNLELLDLSGSSISDSGIGMICNVFPDSLSRLLLALCPNITSSGIQFATAELPLLELMDCGMTICDPNATDSTSDSGDQKLSKPPPNSKFHLIYQKLIIKHNNLKKLSLWGCSGLDALYLNCPQLDDLNLNSCKNLHPERLLLQCPGLRNVHASDCEELLVGAIRTQLNKAAAPEENLLSCKRLADGSKRIRVPPLVNSLSSDNYTKRRKVGSHQCKILVS encoded by the exons ATGGATCGCTTCCACCACCCTCAATCCTCCGCCCCCACCGTCTCCAACTCCGACCTCAAACGCGGCAAGAAGCGTGGTAGCTACAACTGCGGTCGGTGTGGTCTCCCCAAGAAAGGCCACGTCTGTAACCTCAATTCTTCCTCTACCACCACCACCGTCACTGCTATCACTTCTACTCCCACCACCGATTCTACCAATTCCGCTCGCGGTTCTACTATTGACCCAGCCTCTCACTCTCACCTTCGTCGGGCTCTCTCATTTGACGAGGCCGACGATCTCCGTAGCGGCTTTCACTCTGATCTTGACGATATTGAGGAGGCCGAACCGGTGTTTGATTACCCTGATATCGATCCGGACTCCTCTGGATGTTTGCCGGCTACATGTCTTTGGGAGGTTTTGAGGAGGCTTCCGCCGACTGGGATTTTAGCGGCGGCGAGGGTTTGTAAGGGGTGGAGAGAGACGACGAGGAAGATTTGGAGAGCGGCGGAGATGTTGAGATTGAGAGTTCCGCCTAGGGCTCAGGTTGGATTTGTTGGTTCGTTGCTGCAGAAGTGTTCTGGACTTGTGACACTCTCGCTTAGATTGGAAAG TGACTTGGATTCAATGATGTTGGCTTGCATTGCGTTCTCGTGTCCTAATCTTGAAGTTCTGGAGATCACTAAGTCTCAATTATCGATAAATCGTATCACAGG TGGTGAACTTGGTCGATTTGTTGCCGATAAACGCTGTCTTAAGAGTTTTAAGATGGAAGGTTGTTCTAGTTTGGGGAGTTTTTCCCTCTGTTCATCAAGTCTTGGCACACTTTGGCTTTCTGATCTTTGCTCGCTCTCTAAGATG GCTTTCAGTTGCCCTAATTTGAAGGAGATTTCATTGGAGTTTTCTCGTCAAGAGAATGATAGCACTGATCTTGTTGCAATGGTTGATGGCATGGGAAGGGGTTGCCCAAGATTACAAAACATACATATTTCATCTTTCCGTCTTTCACATGCTGTAGTACTTGCACTCACAGCTGCACAATTGAG GGGATTGCGGATGCTTTCACTTGTTCTTGGAGCTGACATCACCGATGCGTCAGTTGCTTCTATTGCTTCAAGCTATCCAAACTTGGAGTTGCTTGATCTTAGCgg GTCTAGCATCAGTGACAGTGGCATAGGAATGATCTGCAATGTTTTCCCAGATTCATTGTCTAGACTCCTCCTTGCCCTCTGTCCTAATATCACTTCAA GTGGCATACAATTTGCGACGGCTGAATTGCCACTTCTTGAACTCATGGATTGTGGTATGACTATTTGCGACCCTAATGCTACGGATTCTACATCTGATTCTGGTGATCAAAAGTTATCAAAACCACCACCCAATTCTAAGTTTCACCTTATTTACCAAAAGCTGATCATTAAACACAACAACCTGAAAAAGCTGAGTTTATGGGGTTGTTCTGGTTTAGAT GCACTATATCTTAACTGCCCACAACTAGATGATCTGAACCTGAACTCTTGCAAAAATTTGCATCCAg AGAGATTGCTACTTCAGTGCCCTGGTTTACGAAATGTGCATGCATCAGATTGTGAGGAGTTATTGGTTGGAGCTATTCGAACTCAG CTTAATAAGGCTGCTGCACCAGAGGAGAACCTATTATCATGCAAACGCTTGGCAGATGGCTCCAAACGTATTAGAGTTCCACCTCTTGTTAATTCACTG TCATCTGATAATTATACGAAACGAAGAAAGGTCGGAAGCCATCAGTGTAAGATTCTTGTTTCTTAG
- the LOC101218948 gene encoding auxin-induced protein AUX28-like, whose protein sequence is MEKKKMGFEETELRLGLPGNNNIGSSELGEVAARKRGFAETVSSETISKVDLKLNLSSKETVGVGDDDLVADSNPSNKDKAVLTADPAKPPAKAQVVGWPPVRSFRKNNMLAFVKVSMDGAPYLRKVDLKMYKSYKQLSDALAAMFGSFTTIGNCGSQEMKDFMNESKLMDLLSGSDYVPTYEDKDGDWMLVGDVPWEMFVESCKRLRIMKGKEAIGLAPRAMEKCKNRS, encoded by the exons atggagaagaagaagatgggatTTGAAGAGACGGAGCTCCGGCTTGGTCTTCCCGGAAACAACAACATCGGAAGCAGTGAATTGGGTGAGGTTGCTGCTCGGAAACGAGGTTTTGCTGAAACTGTCAGCAGTGAGACCATTTCCAAGGTTGATCTCAAGCTCAATCTTTCTTCCAAAGAAACCGTTGGTGTCGGTGACGATGACCTTGTCGCCGATTCCAACCCTAGCAACAAAGACAAAGCTGTCCTCACCGCTGATCCAGCCAAACCCCCGGCTAA GGCACAAGTTGTGGGATGGCCACCCGTTCGTTCCTTCCGAAAGAACAACATGTTGGCGTTTGTGAAAGTAAGCATGGATGGCGCACCATATCTGCGTAAGGTGGACTTGAAGATGTACAAGAGCTACAAACAACTCTCTGATGCTCTTGCTGCCATGTTTGGTTCCTTCACCACCATTG gTAACTGTGGATCTCAAGAAATGAAGGATTTCATGAATGAAAGTAAGTTGATGGATCTTTTAAGTGGCTCTGATTATGTTCCAACTTATGAAGACAAAGATGGTGATTGGATGCTTGTTGGAGATGTTCCGTGGGA GATGTTTGTTGAATCTTGCAAACGTCTACGTATCATGAAAGGAAAAGAGGCCATTGGACTTG CACCAAGGGCTATGGAGAAATGCAAGAATAGAAGCTGA
- the LOC101206546 gene encoding phospholipase A1-Igamma2, chloroplastic, whose translation MLSSMAIPLLSSTIVFPFSTKSQLPLNQTLFSINASSSNSHCSWKWRTQLLLHQPSLPISTRSRKNVLPALSDDDSEVSTQSSETENETELAKKWREIHGSGDWADLLDPMNPILRSELIRYGEMAQACYDSFVYDPYSKYCGTSRYPLESFFQSLGMENEGYQVTRFLYATGNIQMPNVFIKPRFPELWSKHANWIGYVAVSDDETSKRLGRRDIVVAWRGTVTKLEWVEDLTDYLTPISAKNIRCHDPRVMVESGFLDLYTDKEDGCEFCKFSAREQILAEMKRLLEKFDGEEMSITITGHSLGSALAMISAYDIAEMGLNKTSDGGNAHVSVFSFAGPRVGNVQFRERLNNLGVKVLRVVNIHDVVPKSPGFFFNENLPSWVLKMIERLPFTYVHVGVLLQLDHLDSPYLRRSTSPGCSHNLEAYLHLLDGYQGKGMKFERAVGRDPALVNKSCDFLEDKYVVPPMWRQDQNKGMIYVDGRWVFADRSDIDGHPKDTHHHLKKIGLFSNKD comes from the exons ATGTTATCATCAATGGCTATTCCATTATTGTCTTCTACcattgtttttccattttcaactAAGTCTCAGCTTCCTCTAAACCAAACCCTTTTCTCCATTAatgcttcttcttccaattctcATTGTTCTTGGAAATGGAGAACtcaacttcttcttcatcaaccATCTTTGCCGATATCTAcaagaagtagaaaaaatgTATTACCAGCCCTATCCGATGATGATTCAGAAGTATCAACTCAGTCCAGTGAGACAGAGAATGAGACTGAGTTGGCCAAAAAGTGGAGAGAGATCCATGGAAGTGGTGATTGGGCCGACTTGCTTGACCCGATGAACCCTATTCTTCGATCAGAGTTAATCAG GTATGGGGAAATGGCTCAAGCATGTTACGATTCATTTGTGTATGATCCATATTCAAAGTATTGTGGTACCTCAAGATACCCATTGGAAAGCTTCTTCCAAAGCCTAGGAATGGAAAACGAAGGCTACCAAGTGACTCGCTTCCTTTACGCCACCGGCAATATCCAAATGCCTAATGTATTCATCAAACCTCGTTTCCCCGAGCTTTGGAGTAAGCATGCCAATTGGATAGG GTATGTAGCCGTTTCCGACGATGAGACGTCGAAGCGTTTAGGGAGACGTGATATTGTTGTTGCATGGAGAGGGACAGTGACAAAGTTGGAGTGGGTGGAAGATTTGACAGATTATTTAACTCCTATTTCGGCGAAAAATATTAGATGCCATGATCCAAGAGTGATGGTGGAATCTGGGTTTTTGGATTTGTATACTGACAAGGAAGATGGGTGCGAATTTTGTAAATTCTCTGCTAGAGAACAAATATTGGCAGAGATGAAACGATTGTTGGAGAAGTTTGATGGGGAAGAAATGAGCATCACAATCACTGGTCATAGTCTTGGTAGCGCTTTGGCAATGATAAGTGCTTATGATATTGCAGAAATGGGGTTGAACAAGACATCAGATGGTGGCAATGCACATGTTTCCGTTTTCTCCTTTGCAGGTCCTCGAGTGGGAAACGTTCAATTTAGGGAAAGATTGAATAATCTAGGCGTAAAG GTATTAAGAGTGGTGAATATTCATGATGTAGTACCAAAATCACCTGGGTTTTTCTTCAATGAGAACCTACCATCATGGGTATTGAAGATGATCGAACGACTTCCATTTACTTATGTACATGTTGGTGTTCTGCTTCAATTGGATCACTTGGATTCACCATATCTAAGACGTTCTACCAGTCCTGGTTGTTCACATAATTTGGAGGCTTATTTACATCTACTCGATGG ATATCAAGGAAAGGGTATGAAATTTGAGCGTGCAGTTGGGAGAGATCCAGCGTTGGTGAACAAATCATGTGATTTCTTAGAAGATAAATATGTGGTTCCACCAATGTGGAGACAAGATCAGAATAAGGGCATGATTTATGTTGATGGTCGTTGGGTGTTTGCTGATAGATCAGATATTGATGGCCACCCTAAAGATACACACCATCATCTTAAGAAAATAGGATTGTTTTCcaataaagattaa
- the LOC101218243 gene encoding phospholipase A1-Igamma2, chloroplastic, whose amino-acid sequence MAISTSSSILFPFSTKSQLPLNHTLFSISPSASDSHSSWKWRTQLLLHQPALPISKRTRKNVVSAISTDSEVSTRSGETENETELAKKWREIHGSGDWANLLDPMNPILRSELIRYGEMTQACYDSFVYDPYSKYCGTSRYPLESFFQSLGLESEGYQVTRFLYATGNTQMPNLFIKPRFPKLWSTRANWIGYVAVSDEETSKRLGRRDILIAWRGTVTRLEWVADMTNILNPISSRKIQCPDPSVKVEFGFLDLYTDKDEECEFCKYSAREQILAEMKRLLEKYKEEEVSITITGHSLGSALATLSAYDIAETGLNKTSAGRDVHISVFSFGGPRVGNMRFSERMNDLGVKVLRVVNIHDIVPKSPGLFLNEKLPPWLLKMTTWLPWSYVHVGVELELDHLESPYLRRSTDAGCSHNLEAHLHLLDGYQGKGMKFELAIGRDPALVNKSCDFLEDKYMVPPMWRQDENKGMIYVDGRWVFADRSDIDGHPEDTHYHLKEIGLFSEKE is encoded by the exons ATGGCGATTTCAACGtcttcttccattctttttcCGTTTTCAACTAAGTCACAGCTTCCTCTTAACCATACCCTTTTCTCCATTAGTCCTTCTGCTTCAGATTCTCATTCTTCTTGGAAATGGAGAACtcaacttcttcttcatcaaccAGCTTTGCCAATCTCTAAAAGAACCAGAAAAAATGTAGTGTCTGCTATATCCACTGACTCGGAAGTATCGACTCGGTCCGGTGAGACGGAGAATGAGACTGAGTTGGCCAAGAAGTGGAGAGAGATCCATGGAAGTGGTGATTGGGCCAACTTGCTTGACCCGATGAACCCTATTCTTCGATCTGAGTTAATAAG GTATGGGGAAATGACCCAAGCATGCTATGATTCATTTGTATATGATCCATATTCAAAGTATTGTGGTACCTCAAGATACCCATTGGAAAGCTTCTTCCAAAGCCTAGGACTGGAAAGCGAAGGCTACCAAGTGACTCGCTTCCTTTATGCCACCGGCAACACCCAAATGCCTAATTTATTCATCAAACCTCGTTTCCCCAAGCTTTGGAGCACGCGTGCCAATTGGATAGGCTATGTGGCAGTTTCCGACGAAGAAACCTCGAAGCGTTTGGGAAGACGTGACATTCTTATTGCGTGGAGAGGGACAGTGACAAGGTTGGAGTGGGTGGCAGATATGACAAACATTTTGAATCCTATTTCTTCAAGAAAAATTCAATGTCCTGATCCGTCTGTGAAGGTGGAATTTGGGTTTCTAGATTTGTATACTGACAAGGACGAAGAGTGTGAATTTTGTAAGTACTCTGCTAGAGAACAAATATTGGCAGAGATGAAACGATTGTTGGAGAAGTATAAGGAGGAGGAAGTGAGCATCACAATCACTGGTCACAGCCTGGGTAGTGCTTTGGCTACATTAAGTGCTTATGATATTGCTGAAACGGGGTTGAACAAGACATCAGCAGGTCGCGATGTACATATTTCTGTTTTCTCCTTCGGAGGTCCTCGAGTGGGAAACATGCGGTTTAGTGAACGAATGAATGATCTGGGCGTAAAg gTATTGAGAGTAGTGAATATTCATGATATAGTACCAAAATCACCTGGACTTTTCTTAAATGAGAAACTACCGCCATGGCTATTGAAGATGACGACATGGCTTCCATGGAGTTACGTACATGTTGGTGTTGAGCTAGAATTGGATCACTTGGAATCACCATATCTAAGACGTTCTACTGATGCCGGTTGTTCACATAATTTGGAGGCGCATTTACATCTACTTGATgg ATATCAAGGAAAGGGTATGAAATTTGAGCTAGCAATTGGGAGAGATCCAGCATTGGTGAACAAATCATGTGATTTCTTAGAAGATAAGTATATGGTTCCACCAATGTGGAGACAAGATGAGAATAAAGGCATGATTTATGTTGATGGTCGTTGGGTGTTTGCTGATAGATCAGATATTGATGGCCACCCGGAAGATACACACTATCATCTCAAAGAAATAGGGTTGTTTTCCGAGAAggaatga
- the LOC101217528 gene encoding RAN GTPase-activating protein 1 isoform X1 — protein MITEDYIAMDSSTQTFQPRVMSIKLWPPSQSTRFMLVERIIKNLTTPSIFSRKYGLLSKEEAEEDAKQVEDMAFVTANQHFEKEPDGDGSSAVQIYAKESSRLMLDILKRGPRVKEDGEVLISEKSTTRGTVFDISGGRRAFIDAEEAEVLLEPLKDPGNLFTKICFSNRSFGLDAARVAEPILFSIKDRLTEVDLSDFIAGRSEGDALEVMNIFSAALEGCDLRYLDLSNNAMGEKGVRAFGLLLRSQKNLEELYLMNDGISEEAARAVRELIPSTDKLRILQFHNNMTGDEGAISISEIVKSSPALEDFRCSSTRVGSEGGVALAEAIGTCTRLKKLDLRDNMFGVEAGVALSKSISSFPGLTEIYLSYLNLEDEGAEALANALKDSAPSLEVLEVAGNDITAKGAVSIAACVATKQFLSKLYLAENELKDDGVILIGKALQDGHGQLSEVDFSTNSIRRAGARFVAQILVQKPGFKLLNINANYISEEGIDEVKEIFKNSPNMLGSLDENDPDGEDYDEDAEENGDHDDELESKLKGLDIKQEE, from the coding sequence ATTATATTGCTATGGATTCTTCAACCCAGACATTCCAACCTCGTGTGATGTCAATTAAATTATGGCCTCCAAGCCAGAGCACTAGGTTCATGCTCGTAGAACGAATCATCAAGAATCTTACAACACCCTCCATTTTTTCCCGGAAGTATGGCTTATTAAGTAAAGAAGAAGCTGAGGAGGATGCCAAGCAAGTAGAAGATATGGCTTTTGTAACTGCAAACCAACACTTTGAGAAGGAGCCAGATGGTGATGGAAGCTCTGCAGTTCAAATTTATGCCAAAGAATCTAGCAGGCTCATGCTGGATATATTGAAAAGAGGTCCTAGAGTAAAGGAGGATGGAGAGGTATTAATATCTGAGAAGTCTACTACTCGAGGAACGGTTTTTGATATATCAGGAGGACGAAGAGCATTTATTGATGCAGAGGAGGCTGAGGTTCTATTAGAACCCCTTAAAGATCCTGGAAACCTATTTACTAAGATCTGCTTTAGTAATAGAAGTTTTGGCTTAGATGCTGCTCGTGTTGCTGAACCGATCTTGTTTTCCATCAAAGATCGGTTGACAGAGGTTGACCTATCAGATTTCATTGCTGGAAGGTCAGAGGGGGATGCTCTTGAAGTTATGAACATTTTCTCTGCAGCATTAGAAGGTTGTGATTTAAGGTATCTGGACCTTTCAAACAATGCCATGGGCGAGAAGGGTGTCCGAGCATTTGGATTGCTTTTGAGATCACAGAAAAATTTGGAGGAGCTTTATTTGATGAATGATGGTATTTCTGAGGAAGCTGCAAGAGCAGTTCGTGAGTTGATTCCATCTACAGACAAGCTTCGTATTCTTCAGTTCCATAATAATATGACGGGAGATGAAGGAGCAATTTCAATTTCCGAAATTGTCAAGAGTTCTCCTGCATTGGAGGATTTCCGTTGTTCCTCAACAAGGGTAGGTTCTGAGGGAGGTGTAGCTCTAGCTGAAGCTATTGGTACTTGTACACGTCTCAAGAAGCTTGATTTACGTGACAACATGTTTGGGGTGGAAGCTGGAGTTGCTTTGAGTAAATCTATATCTTCCTTTCCAGGTCTAACTGAAATCTATCTTAGTTATCTGAACTTGGAGGATGAAGGAGCTGAAGCATTGGCTAATGCTCTTAAAGATTCCGCACCTTCACTTGAAGTTCTCGAAGTAGCTGGAAACGATATAACTGCAAAAGGCGCTGTTTCAATAGCAGCATGTGTAGCAACAAAGCAATTCCTCAGTAAATTATATTTGGCTGAGAATGAACTGAAGGATGATGGTGTGATTTTGATTGGCAAGGCACTCCAGGATGGACATGGTCAATTGAGCGAAGTCGACTTCAGCACAAATTCAATACGAAGGGCTGGGGCAAGATTCGTAGCACAGATATTAGTACAGAAGCCAGGATTTAAGTTGCTAAACATCAATGCCAATTATATATCTGAAGAAGGGATTGACGAAGTGAAGGAGATATTTAAGAATTCTCCTAATATGCTTGGGTCTTTGGATGAGAATGATCCAGATGGAGAAGACTATGATGAAGATGCTGAAGAGAATGGTGATCATGATGACGAACTCGAATCAAAGCTCAAGGGCCTTGACATCAAACAAGAGGAGTAA